CCTAGTATTACCCAGTACAGAACTATTGTTCCTTCGTTTATTTCTCCTGCTAATTCTTGTGGTATTTCTAAATCAAATGATTCAAATGTTTCTGAGTCCATGACGTTGCATGATGTTCCATGCACGCTTAGTACTTGTGCGTTTCTTTTATCTATTATTGGAATATCAACGTTGTCTGATCCTGGCAACACCATGTTTCTTTTCTTGCCATCTAGTAATCCTACTCCTGAAAAGTTTACTTTTGCGTGTCCGTGTTTTCCTGGTCTCGATATATTAACATCTGATACAATGCATGCTACGCCGTCCATTACTACGTAGTTTCCTTTTTGTAAGCTTCCTGCAGATTTATATTTTATATCACTCATGAATATCACGTCCTGTATAATAGTCAAGAATTACTATTTTATTTAAAAATATTCCTATTTTAAAAAAAAAGAAAAAAAAGAAAAAAAATTTATCCGAAGACTATCTCCGGAGGTCTATTTTTGTCTTTGACTCTTACTTCAACTACTTCGTTTGTTTCTAGTACTCCGTCGCTCGCTGTTACTGTTACGAAGTATGTAGCTGTACATCCTGGTTCGTCACATCCTAGAGGGTGTGCGTCGTCATAAGTAGTTGTGTATTCGCTTGAATTCATCCATCCTGAGAAACTTATAATTATGTCATCTCCATCTGGGTCGTAGGCTTGTACGTTTATTTTTACTGTTTCAGATTCTTGCACAGTTATTGTTTCGATT
The nucleotide sequence above comes from Candidatus Woesearchaeota archaeon. Encoded proteins:
- a CDS encoding translation initiation factor IF-5A, with protein sequence MSDIKYKSAGSLQKGNYVVMDGVACIVSDVNISRPGKHGHAKVNFSGVGLLDGKKRNMVLPGSDNVDIPIIDKRNAQVLSVHGTSCNVMDSETFESFDLEIPQELAGEINEGTIVLYWVILGEKVMKQIKSN